The following are encoded in a window of Cucurbita pepo subsp. pepo cultivar mu-cu-16 chromosome LG12, ASM280686v2, whole genome shotgun sequence genomic DNA:
- the LOC111807751 gene encoding serine carboxypeptidase-like 40 gives MTAGHSILLCFFVFFLAIQIAAKDQKEALDALYKAKFFRNSDAADSSEFFFRNEAADQNTEVLPTVEIDDQAGRKQQDKIERLPGQPPRVSLSQYGGYVTVNKTAGRAFYYYFVESPQNKTSLPLLLWLNGGPGCSSLAFGAMAELGPFRARSDGKTLFHNRFSWIHVANVLFLESPAGVGFSYSNTTSDYQSNGDKNTATDNYAFLVNWLERFPEYKDRDFYISGESYAGHYVPQLAHVVLSHNKKARKTIVNLKGIIIGNAVINDKTDEIGRYDFFASHALIADRTANDIKKYCDFSPNVMEQNSQCIALSNIAYSNMRMIDVYNIYYPLCLNSSLTHLPKKASVMNYDPCSNSYTNAYLNQAEVQWAMHANVTKLTHDWEPCSDVINGWSDSPSTIIPLLREFMDNGLRVWIFSGDTDGRVPITSTKDSIASMKLPVKKSWYPWSVNNEVGGYAEVYEGELTLTTVRGAGHEVPSFQPRRALALITHFLQGTPLPTATPPSQSL, from the exons ATGACAGCCGGACATTCGAttctcctctgtttcttcgtcttcttccttgCGATTCAAATCGCCGCCAAGGATCAGAAGGAAGCTCTTGACGCTCTCTACAAGGCCAAGTTCTTCAGGAACTCAGACGCCGCCGATTCCTCCGAGTTTTTCTTCCGCAACGAAGCGGCGGATCAAAACACCGAGGTTTTGCCGACGGTTGAGATTGACGATCAGGCCGGACGGAAACAGCAGGACAAAATCGAACGGCTGCCAGGACAACCGCCTAGGGTTTCGTTATCGCAGTACGGCGGCTATGTGACGGTGAACAAAACCGCCGGCCGTGCTTTCTATTACTACTTCGTTGAATCTCCTCAAAACAAGACCTCGTTGCCGCTTCTTCTATGGCTCAACGGAG GGCCTGGGTGTTCGTCTCTTGCTTTTGGAGCCATGGCTGAACTCGGTCCCTTCCGCGCTCGTAGCGACGGCAAAACCCTCTTCCACAACAGATTCTCATGGATTCACG TTGCGAATGTGTTGTTTTTGGAATCACCGGCTGGAGTGGGATTCTCGTACTCCAATACTACATCTGATTACCAAAGCAATGGAGACAAGAATACGGCAACCGACAACTATGCTTTTTTGGTgaattggttggagaggttCCCAGAGTATAAGGATCGAGATTTCTATATCTCTGGTGAGAGTTACGCCGGTCATTACGTCCCTCAGCTAGCTCACGTCGTTCTCTCACATAATAAGAAGGCTAGAAAGACGATCGTCAACCTCAAGGGTATTATT ATTGGAAATGCAGTGATCAATGACAAGACGGATGAAATTGGAAGGTATGATTTCTTTGCATCCCATGCACTAATTGCCGATCGAACCGCCAACGACATAAAGAAGTACTGTGACTTCTCACCGAACGTGATGGAACAGAACTCGCAGTGCATAGCGTTGTCGAATATAGCGTACTCCAACATGAGAATGATCGATGTTTACAACATCTACTATCCACTATGTTTGAACAGTAGCCTAACACATCTGCCAAAGAAAGCGTCGGTGATGAACTACGATCCTTGCAGTAATTCCTACACAAATGCGTACTTGAACCAGGCAGAGGTTCAATGGGCGATGCATGCCAATGTGACAAAGCTTACGCACGATTGGGAGCCTTGTAGTGATGTCATAAACGGGTGGTCCGATAGTCCTTCCACTATTATTCCTCTACTGCGAGAGTTCATGGACAATGGATTAAGAGTCTGGATTTTTag CGGTGACACGGATGGGAGAGTACCCATTACTTCCACCAAAGACTCTATTGCCTCAATGAAGCTTCCGGTGAAGAAATCTTGGTACCCCTGGTCTGTTAATAATGAA GTTGGAGGGTACGCGGAAGTGTATGAAGGCGAGTTGACATTGACGACGGTGAGAGGAGCGGGTCATGAAGTGCCAAGCTTCCAACCAAGAAGAGCCCTTGCACTTATCACACACTTCCTTCaagggactcctctcccaaccgCTACTCCTCCATCTCAATCTTTGTAA
- the LOC111807752 gene encoding UPF0496 protein 4-like encodes MEDDVSSCLNQFLLSSSDLELLSFSWLLQLLQALPILHQAFAKLVFNLEHPVGKWGAHLVDGYLNYSLNLLDLLNSISFSLSQLGESRVSVSYALSLIQSSPSMAVSRLELIVPMRGFERLVIGGTVGDQKNGGSGKELAVEKALATMEGIGYWICGVVLSGCEGDSTAYLEMRKLAAGVAIPAFKALDSVILAVVSGKGSVPEEVREVNNAAAEIIGSGEAAEEMRRRLGRLEKAVERLGKEVDERFSEVLDGRSQLLDVFRHS; translated from the coding sequence ATGGAGGACGATGTGTCGTCTTGCttgaatcaatttttattgtcGAGTTCCGATTTGGAACTGTTGTCGTTTTCTTGGCTTCTTCAGCTTCTTCAGGCTCTGCCGATCCTGCATCAGGCGTTTGCCAAATTGGTTTTTAATTTGGAGCACCCCGTTGGAAAATGGGGCGCCCATTTGGTTGATGGGTATTTGAATTATAGTCTCAATTTGCTTGATCTTCTAAATTCCATCAGTTTTTCTTTATCCCAATTGGGGGAATCTCGGGTTTCTGTTTCTTATGCGTTGAGCTTAATTCAGAGCTCCCCTTCAATGGCGGTTTCTCGTCTGGAACTGATTGTTCCGATGAGGGGTTTTGAAAGGTTGGTGATCGGAGGAACTGTGGGAGATCAGAAGAACGGTGGCTCCGGGAAGGAGTTGGCGGTCGAGAAAGCTTTGGCAACAATGGAGGGAATTGGGTATTGGATTTGTGGGGTTGTGCTTTCTGGTTGTGAGGGAGATTCGACGGCGTATTTGGAGATGAGAAAACTAGCAGCCGGTGTGGCGATTCCGGCGTTTAAAGCATTGGATTCCGTGATCTTGGCGGTGGTTTCAGGGAAGGGGAGTGTGCCAGAGGAGGTGCGCGAGGTGAACAATGCGGCGGCGGAGATCATCGGTAGCGGCGAGGCGGCGGAAGAGATGAGGAGGAGATTGGGGAGGTTGGAGAAGGCGGTGGAGAGATTGGGGAAGGAGGTGGATGAGAGATTCTCGGAGGTTCTCGACGGAAGAAGCCAATTGCTTGATGTTTTCAGACATTCCTAA